In Selenomonadales bacterium, one genomic interval encodes:
- a CDS encoding PQQ-like beta-propeller repeat protein, translating to MRRKRVVALAGAAIAMLVVITVYFRVFHWQERSAETWIRGPLVVTANTVLHGELEYGRIFEWTLDRFELMRTIQLPEDGTLNWAPTRAHAVAGGVIVASTHRALYGIDHATGEVKWAHSVSPKQVVVEGAVYYVSHNGSVGAIRPVDGQELWHASAMGAIAGTLSGETLVVIGPNSISALRAENGKLLWSLDYDGVAGDYGPFIAATEGVVAVIYQDPTGAAVGRGLDANTGEIRWSKGLPFPFPYVLSLRGEAGVVFATLRRGAIVALHGHSGEQVWSRQLTFAPADVRSSPYISPDRILLISGYSLVELDRANGELRQRMRLPGGRVAGEIVLCRDGHYVYFNERELYRKSR from the coding sequence ATGCGACGAAAGCGTGTTGTCGCGTTGGCTGGAGCAGCCATCGCCATGCTGGTGGTAATCACCGTGTACTTTCGGGTGTTCCATTGGCAGGAGCGCTCTGCTGAAACTTGGATTCGGGGTCCGCTGGTGGTTACCGCGAACACCGTCTTGCATGGTGAACTGGAATACGGCCGAATCTTTGAGTGGACCTTAGACAGATTTGAGCTTATGAGGACAATACAGCTGCCAGAGGACGGTACACTCAACTGGGCACCTACAAGAGCTCACGCCGTAGCAGGGGGAGTAATTGTAGCTTCGACCCACAGGGCGTTATACGGCATTGATCATGCCACGGGAGAAGTTAAGTGGGCCCACAGTGTGAGTCCCAAGCAAGTAGTTGTTGAGGGAGCAGTGTACTACGTGAGTCACAACGGCTCGGTCGGGGCAATACGTCCGGTAGACGGACAAGAGCTGTGGCATGCCTCGGCTATGGGAGCAATTGCAGGAACCCTAAGCGGAGAGACGCTAGTAGTGATTGGGCCTAACTCGATTAGTGCCCTTAGAGCTGAAAATGGCAAACTGCTCTGGTCGTTAGATTATGATGGAGTCGCGGGCGACTACGGCCCCTTCATAGCCGCAACAGAAGGCGTTGTCGCTGTAATTTACCAAGACCCTACTGGAGCGGCAGTAGGACGAGGCCTGGACGCCAACACAGGTGAGATTCGGTGGTCTAAGGGACTGCCTTTCCCCTTTCCCTACGTGCTCTCGCTAAGGGGCGAAGCGGGGGTAGTCTTTGCGACTCTCCGACGAGGGGCGATTGTAGCACTCCACGGGCACAGTGGCGAGCAAGTTTGGAGTCGGCAGCTTACATTCGCTCCTGCCGATGTCCGCAGTAGCCCTTACATAAGCCCAGACAGAATTCTGTTGATTAGTGGGTATTCTTTGGTCGAACTTGACCGCGCGAACGGAGAGCTAAGGCAGAGGATGCGGCTTCCCGGCGGCCGAGTTGCAGGGGAAATTGTGTTGTGCAGAGACGGACATTACGTCTACTTCAATGAAAGGGAGTTGTATCGTAAGAGCAGGTAA